Proteins from a genomic interval of Oncorhynchus clarkii lewisi isolate Uvic-CL-2024 chromosome 13, UVic_Ocla_1.0, whole genome shotgun sequence:
- the LOC139424409 gene encoding urotensin-2 receptor-like, translated as MNSNLSPTMNQSQTPIVTSISPQSGHGSGGSGGVSGGGSSGGGGLWVTSLLGATLLIMLAMGVAGNIYTLFIMRSAALRRSGSMYVYILNLALADLLYLSTIPFVICTYFAHDWLFGEAGCRVLLSLDLLTMHASVFVLVAMSLERYRAVAKPFDARRSSTRGRKVVAAVIWFAAFVLTLPMMIMIRLREGKWNAAGNAKRICYPTWTQEAFKAYLTVLFLTSVLVPGLVIVGLYAGLARRYWTAQASLGRSSRSARRRGLNQKVVTMIFCIIVAYWVCFLPFWGWQLAQLFSPQSLGALSPATHSYMNFFVTCLTYGNSCINPLLYTLLTRNYKDYLAQKGQSTGSSRGDPAAGAPLQDL; from the coding sequence ATGAACTCAAACCTTTCCCCAACGATGAACCAGAGCCAGACACCCATCGTGACCTCCATCTCACCCCAGTCAGGGCATGGTTCTGGGGGCTCGGGCGGTGTCTCTGGAGGGGGTAGCTCCGGGGGTGGGGGTTTGTGGGTGACCTCTCTCCTCGGCGCTACCCTCCTAATCATGCTCGCCATGGGGGTGGCGGGTAACATCTACACCCTCTTCATCATGCGTTCCGCGGCTCTCCGCCGATCCGGCTCTATGTACGTCTATATACTCAACCTTGCCCTCGCcgacctcctctacctctctacgATCCCATTCGTCATCTGCACCTACTTTGCTCACGATTGGTTGTTCGGCGAGGCCGGTTGCCGGGTCCTCCTGAGTCTCGATCTCCTCACCATGCACGCCAGCGTCTTCGTCCTGGTCGCCATGTCGTTGGAGCGCTACCGGGCCGTGGCGAAGCCGTTTGACGCCCGGCGATCCAGCACGCGGGGACGGAAGGTAGTGGCGGCCGTCATCTGGTTCGCGGCGTTTGTCCTGACACTACCCATGATGATTATGATACGGCTGAGGGAAGGGAAGTGGAACGCGGCCGGGAACGCCAAGCGGATCTGTTACCCGACGTGGACCCAAGAGGCCTTCAAGGCCTACCTCACCGTCCTGTTCCTGACCAGCGTCCTCGTACCCGGTTTAGTCATTGTTGGTCTCTACGCTGGCCTAGCACGTCGCTATTGGACTGCTCAGGCTAGCTTGGGACGAAGCAGCCGTTCAGCGAGAAGACGAGGCTTAAATCAAAAGGTTGTAACAATGATTTTTTGTATCATTGTAGCGTACTGGGTGTGTTTCCTGCCTTTCTGGGGGTGGCAGTTGGCACAGTTATTTTCCCCGCAGTCCCTCGGGGCTCTGTCTCCTGCCACTCACAGTTACATGAATTTCTTTGTAACGTGTCTGACCTATGGGAATAGCTGCATTAACCCTTTGTTGTACACCCTCCTGACCCGGAACTATAAGGACTATCTGGCTCAGAAGGGTCAGAGCACAGGGTCAAGTAGGGGAGACCCGGCAGCCGGAGCACCCCTACAGGATCTATAA
- the LOC139423758 gene encoding galectin-2-like: MTFRVENMSFKQGQEMTFTGKTKSGASNFTINIGHDSDNYALHFNPRFSHGHIVCNSLSGGSWGDELKEGHFPFQDGEQFKLVLNFTNEQFYIKLPDGHMMDFPNRLGDCKYKHIMVDGDVKVISFKIK, encoded by the exons ATG ACGTTCCGTGTGGAAAACATGTCCTTCAAGCAGGGTCAGGAGATGACGTTCACAGGGAAGACCAAGTCTGGAGCCTCTAA TTTCACCATCAACATCGGCCACGACAGTGACAACTACGCCCTCCACTTCAACCCTCGTTTCAGCCACGGGCACATCGTGTGTAACTCTCTGTCTGGAGGAAGCTGGGGAGACGAACTCAAGGAAGGTCACTTCCCCTTCCAGGATGGAGAGCagttcaag CTGGTCCTCAACTTCACCAATGAGCAGTTCTACATCAAGCTGCCAGACGGTCACATGATGGACTTCCCCAATCGCCTTGGCGACTGCAAGTACAAACACATCATGGTTGACGGAGATGTCAAGGTCATCAGCTTCAAGATCAAATAG
- the LOC139424411 gene encoding GTP-binding protein 1-like isoform X1: MKLRSSGAGHTHIGYLKQTFYVHCYFWFGEMASLAAIEPGLSPGTLPKEESVVPVSIFAPDCGDDLSGTECFEDGENVNGESEDHLDFTSKLTLVSPTGEQYDSLLRQLRERMDEGCGETIYVVGVGSDGGDYGLDEGDMEASVATVQSLCEQIEADMILLRERSDAGGKVRDYLIRRRVGEEDFLEVRVAVVGNVDAGKSTLLGVLTHGELDNGRGFARQKLFRHKHEMESGRTSSVGNDILGFDQEGHVVNKPDNHGGSLDWTKICERSSKVITFIDLAGHEKYLKTTVFGMTGHLPDFCMLMVGSNAGIVGMTKEHLGLALALNVPVFVVVTKIDMCPANILAETLHLLQRLLKSPGCRKIPVLVQNKDDVIVTASNFSSERMCPIFQVSNVTGDNMDLLKMFLNLLSSKTSYREDEPAEFQIDDTYSVPGVGTVVSGTTLRGLIRLNDTLLLGPDPLGSFLSIAVKSIHRKRMPVKEVRGGQTASFALKKIKRSSIRKGMVMISPRLTPQATWEFMAEILVLHHPTTISPRYQAMVHCGSIRQTATILTMNRDCLRTGDKASVHFRFIKTPEYLHTDQRLVFREGRTKAVGTITKLLQSVTKAQQAKMQSTKKGTTSANEEAGSAPRPDSPSAGQLPTVGEEETLCKDGNKENQPKSGGGGRRRGGQRHRGKALNSTASPTSQQHTPAAAGVGTTA; this comes from the exons ATGAAACTGCGATCTAGTG GGGCGGGCCACACTCATATAGGCTACCTAAAGCAAACCTTCTATGTACACTGCTACTTCTG GTTTGGGGAGATGGCGTCGTTGGCAGCAATAGAGCCAGGGCTAAGCCCGGGGACATTACCGAAAGAGGAATCAGTAGTACCAGTTTCTATATTCGCACCGGACTGTGGGGATGACCTTTCAGGGACAGAGTGCTTCGAAGACGGAGAGAATGTTAACGGCGAGTCCGAGGATCATTTAGACTTTACTAGCAAG CTGACTCTGGTCAGCCCCACAGGAGAACAGTATGACTCGTTACTACGGCAACTCCGAGAGAGGATGGATGAAGGATGTGGGGAGACCATTTATGTGGTGGGAGTGGGCTCAG ACGGAGGTGACTATGGTCTGGACGAGGGGGACATGGAGGCGTCAGTGGCCACGGTTCAATCCCTGTGTGAGCAGATAGAGGCAGACATGATCCTGCTGAGAGAACGTAGCGACGCAGGGGGGAAAGTACGAGACTACCTCATCCGCCGACGGGTCGGAGAGGAGGACTTCCTGGAAGTGAG GGTGGCGGTGGTGGGTAACGTGGATGCCGGTAAGAGCACCCTGCTGGGGGTGTTGACCCACGGGGAGCTGGACAACGGCAGGGGGTTCGCCAGGCAGAAACTCTTCCGACACAAACATGAGATGGAGAGCGGCAGGACCAGCAGTGTGGGGAACGACATCCTGGGCTTCGACCAGGAGGGACAT GTGGTGAATAAGCCAGATAATCACGGGGGCAGTCTGGACTGGACTAAGATCTGTGAGAGGTCCTCTAAGGTCATCACCTTCATAGATCTGGCCGGCCACGAGAAGTACCTGAAAACCACTGTGTTTGGAATGACCGGACACCTACCAGACTTCTGTATGCTCATG gtgggcAGTAATGCAGGTAttgtagggatgaccaaggagcATCTAGGTTTGGCTCTAGCCCTGAATGTACCAGTCTTTGTAGTGGTCACCAAGATAGACATGTGTCCAGCCAACATCCTAGCAG AGACACTGCATCTGTTACAGAGGTTACTGAAGTCCCCAGGATGTAGAAAGATCCCCGTACTGGTTCAAAACAAAGATGACGTTATCGTCACTGCATCCAACTTCAGCTCAGAGAG GATGTGTCCAATCTTCCAGGTCTCCAATGTGACAGGAGACAACATGGATCTTCTGAAGATGTTCCTCAACCTACTGTCTTCTAAAACCTCCTATAGAGAAGATGAGCCTGCCGAGTTCCAGATCGATGACACCTACTCAGTACCG GGTGTGGGCACAGTAGTGTCCGGCACTACTTTACGTGGATTGATACGACTGAATGACACGCTGCTGCTCGGCCCAGACCCCCTGGGCAGTTTCCTCTCCATCGCTGTCAAATCTATCCACCGCAAGAGGATGCCTGTCAAAGAGGTCCGGGGAGGACAGACCGCCTCCTTCGCGCTCAAAAAG aTCAAGCGTTCCTCCATCAGGAAGGGGATGGTGATGATCTCTCCCAGACTAACACCTCAGGCTACCTGGGAGTTCATGGCTGAGATACTGGTCCTGCACCACCCCACCACCATATCCCCACGATACCAGGCTATGG TGCACTGTGGCAGCATCAGACAGACAGCCACCATTCTGACCATGAACAGAGACTGTCTACGTACCGGGGACAAGGCCTCAGTCCACTTCAGATTCATCAAGACCCCCGAGTACCTCCACACAGACCAGAGACTGGTGTTCAGAGAGGGACGCACCAAGGCTGTGGGCACCATCACCAAG CTGCTCCAGTCAGTCACCAAGGCCCAGCAGGCCAAGATGCAGTCCACTAAGAAGGGCACCACGTCAGCCAATGAGGAGGCAGGATCGGCACCGCGGCCTGACAGCCCCAGCGCAGGACAGCTACCG acagtgggggaggaggagacgcTATGTAAAGACGGCAACAAAGAGAACCAG CCCAAGTCAGGAGgtggaggcaggaggagagggggtcagAGACACCGAGGAAAAGCCCTGAACAGCACAGCCtcaccaacatcacaacaacacacaccagCTGCAGCAGGAGTGGGCACCACtgcctaa
- the LOC139424411 gene encoding GTP-binding protein 1-like isoform X2: MKLRSSGAGHTHIGYLKQTFYVHCYFWFGEMASLAAIEPGLSPGTLPKEESVVPVSIFAPDCGDDLSGTECFEDGENVNGESEDHLDFTSKLTLVSPTGEQYDSLLRQLRERMDEGCGETIYVVGVGSDGGDYGLDEGDMEASVATVQSLCEQIEADMILLRERSDAGGKVRDYLIRRRVGEEDFLEVRVAVVGNVDAGKSTLLGVLTHGELDNGRGFARQKLFRHKHEMESGRTSSVGNDILGFDQEGHVVNKPDNHGGSLDWTKICERSSKVITFIDLAGHEKYLKTTVFGMTGHLPDFCMLMVGSNAGIVGMTKEHLGLALALNVPVFVVVTKIDMCPANILAETLHLLQRLLKSPGCRKIPVLVQNKDDVIVTASNFSSERMCPIFQVSNVTGDNMDLLKMFLNLLSSKTSYREDEPAEFQIDDTYSVPGVGTVVSGTTLRGLIRLNDTLLLGPDPLGSFLSIAVKSIHRKRMPVKEVRGGQTASFALKKIKRSSIRKGMVMISPRLTPQATWEFMAEILVLHHPTTISPRYQAMVHCGSIRQTATILTMNRDCLRTGDKASVHFRFIKTPEYLHTDQRLVFREGRTKAVGTITKLLQSVTKAQQAKMQSTKKGTTSANEEAGSAPRPDSPSAGQLPPKSGGGGRRRGGQRHRGKALNSTASPTSQQHTPAAAGVGTTA; this comes from the exons ATGAAACTGCGATCTAGTG GGGCGGGCCACACTCATATAGGCTACCTAAAGCAAACCTTCTATGTACACTGCTACTTCTG GTTTGGGGAGATGGCGTCGTTGGCAGCAATAGAGCCAGGGCTAAGCCCGGGGACATTACCGAAAGAGGAATCAGTAGTACCAGTTTCTATATTCGCACCGGACTGTGGGGATGACCTTTCAGGGACAGAGTGCTTCGAAGACGGAGAGAATGTTAACGGCGAGTCCGAGGATCATTTAGACTTTACTAGCAAG CTGACTCTGGTCAGCCCCACAGGAGAACAGTATGACTCGTTACTACGGCAACTCCGAGAGAGGATGGATGAAGGATGTGGGGAGACCATTTATGTGGTGGGAGTGGGCTCAG ACGGAGGTGACTATGGTCTGGACGAGGGGGACATGGAGGCGTCAGTGGCCACGGTTCAATCCCTGTGTGAGCAGATAGAGGCAGACATGATCCTGCTGAGAGAACGTAGCGACGCAGGGGGGAAAGTACGAGACTACCTCATCCGCCGACGGGTCGGAGAGGAGGACTTCCTGGAAGTGAG GGTGGCGGTGGTGGGTAACGTGGATGCCGGTAAGAGCACCCTGCTGGGGGTGTTGACCCACGGGGAGCTGGACAACGGCAGGGGGTTCGCCAGGCAGAAACTCTTCCGACACAAACATGAGATGGAGAGCGGCAGGACCAGCAGTGTGGGGAACGACATCCTGGGCTTCGACCAGGAGGGACAT GTGGTGAATAAGCCAGATAATCACGGGGGCAGTCTGGACTGGACTAAGATCTGTGAGAGGTCCTCTAAGGTCATCACCTTCATAGATCTGGCCGGCCACGAGAAGTACCTGAAAACCACTGTGTTTGGAATGACCGGACACCTACCAGACTTCTGTATGCTCATG gtgggcAGTAATGCAGGTAttgtagggatgaccaaggagcATCTAGGTTTGGCTCTAGCCCTGAATGTACCAGTCTTTGTAGTGGTCACCAAGATAGACATGTGTCCAGCCAACATCCTAGCAG AGACACTGCATCTGTTACAGAGGTTACTGAAGTCCCCAGGATGTAGAAAGATCCCCGTACTGGTTCAAAACAAAGATGACGTTATCGTCACTGCATCCAACTTCAGCTCAGAGAG GATGTGTCCAATCTTCCAGGTCTCCAATGTGACAGGAGACAACATGGATCTTCTGAAGATGTTCCTCAACCTACTGTCTTCTAAAACCTCCTATAGAGAAGATGAGCCTGCCGAGTTCCAGATCGATGACACCTACTCAGTACCG GGTGTGGGCACAGTAGTGTCCGGCACTACTTTACGTGGATTGATACGACTGAATGACACGCTGCTGCTCGGCCCAGACCCCCTGGGCAGTTTCCTCTCCATCGCTGTCAAATCTATCCACCGCAAGAGGATGCCTGTCAAAGAGGTCCGGGGAGGACAGACCGCCTCCTTCGCGCTCAAAAAG aTCAAGCGTTCCTCCATCAGGAAGGGGATGGTGATGATCTCTCCCAGACTAACACCTCAGGCTACCTGGGAGTTCATGGCTGAGATACTGGTCCTGCACCACCCCACCACCATATCCCCACGATACCAGGCTATGG TGCACTGTGGCAGCATCAGACAGACAGCCACCATTCTGACCATGAACAGAGACTGTCTACGTACCGGGGACAAGGCCTCAGTCCACTTCAGATTCATCAAGACCCCCGAGTACCTCCACACAGACCAGAGACTGGTGTTCAGAGAGGGACGCACCAAGGCTGTGGGCACCATCACCAAG CTGCTCCAGTCAGTCACCAAGGCCCAGCAGGCCAAGATGCAGTCCACTAAGAAGGGCACCACGTCAGCCAATGAGGAGGCAGGATCGGCACCGCGGCCTGACAGCCCCAGCGCAGGACAGCTACCG CCCAAGTCAGGAGgtggaggcaggaggagagggggtcagAGACACCGAGGAAAAGCCCTGAACAGCACAGCCtcaccaacatcacaacaacacacaccagCTGCAGCAGGAGTGGGCACCACtgcctaa
- the LOC139424411 gene encoding GTP-binding protein 1-like isoform X3, whose translation MKLRSSGAGHTHIGYLKQTFYVHCYFWFGEMASLAAIEPGLSPGTLPKEESVVPVSIFAPDCGDDLSGTECFEDGENVNGESEDHLDFTSKLTLVSPTGEQYDSLLRQLRERMDEGCGETIYVVGVGSDGGDYGLDEGDMEASVATVQSLCEQIEADMILLRERSDAGGKVRDYLIRRRVGEEDFLEVRVAVVGNVDAGKSTLLGVLTHGELDNGRGFARQKLFRHKHEMESGRTSSVGNDILGFDQEGHVVNKPDNHGGSLDWTKICERSSKVITFIDLAGHEKYLKTTVFGMTGHLPDFCMLMVGSNAGIVGMTKEHLGLALALNVPVFVVVTKIDMCPANILAETLHLLQRLLKSPGCRKIPVLVQNKDDVIVTASNFSSERMCPIFQVSNVTGDNMDLLKMFLNLLSSKTSYREDEPAEFQIDDTYSVPGVGTVVSGTTLRGLIRLNDTLLLGPDPLGSFLSIAVKSIHRKRMPVKEVRGGQTASFALKKIKRSSIRKGMVMISPRLTPQATWEFMAEILVLHHPTTISPRYQAMVHCGSIRQTATILTMNRDCLRTGDKASVHFRFIKTPEYLHTDQRLVFREGRTKAVGTITKLLQSVTKAQQAKMQSTKKGTTSANEEAGSAPRPDSPSAGQLPWGRRRRYVKTATKRTSPSQEVEAGGEGVRDTEEKP comes from the exons ATGAAACTGCGATCTAGTG GGGCGGGCCACACTCATATAGGCTACCTAAAGCAAACCTTCTATGTACACTGCTACTTCTG GTTTGGGGAGATGGCGTCGTTGGCAGCAATAGAGCCAGGGCTAAGCCCGGGGACATTACCGAAAGAGGAATCAGTAGTACCAGTTTCTATATTCGCACCGGACTGTGGGGATGACCTTTCAGGGACAGAGTGCTTCGAAGACGGAGAGAATGTTAACGGCGAGTCCGAGGATCATTTAGACTTTACTAGCAAG CTGACTCTGGTCAGCCCCACAGGAGAACAGTATGACTCGTTACTACGGCAACTCCGAGAGAGGATGGATGAAGGATGTGGGGAGACCATTTATGTGGTGGGAGTGGGCTCAG ACGGAGGTGACTATGGTCTGGACGAGGGGGACATGGAGGCGTCAGTGGCCACGGTTCAATCCCTGTGTGAGCAGATAGAGGCAGACATGATCCTGCTGAGAGAACGTAGCGACGCAGGGGGGAAAGTACGAGACTACCTCATCCGCCGACGGGTCGGAGAGGAGGACTTCCTGGAAGTGAG GGTGGCGGTGGTGGGTAACGTGGATGCCGGTAAGAGCACCCTGCTGGGGGTGTTGACCCACGGGGAGCTGGACAACGGCAGGGGGTTCGCCAGGCAGAAACTCTTCCGACACAAACATGAGATGGAGAGCGGCAGGACCAGCAGTGTGGGGAACGACATCCTGGGCTTCGACCAGGAGGGACAT GTGGTGAATAAGCCAGATAATCACGGGGGCAGTCTGGACTGGACTAAGATCTGTGAGAGGTCCTCTAAGGTCATCACCTTCATAGATCTGGCCGGCCACGAGAAGTACCTGAAAACCACTGTGTTTGGAATGACCGGACACCTACCAGACTTCTGTATGCTCATG gtgggcAGTAATGCAGGTAttgtagggatgaccaaggagcATCTAGGTTTGGCTCTAGCCCTGAATGTACCAGTCTTTGTAGTGGTCACCAAGATAGACATGTGTCCAGCCAACATCCTAGCAG AGACACTGCATCTGTTACAGAGGTTACTGAAGTCCCCAGGATGTAGAAAGATCCCCGTACTGGTTCAAAACAAAGATGACGTTATCGTCACTGCATCCAACTTCAGCTCAGAGAG GATGTGTCCAATCTTCCAGGTCTCCAATGTGACAGGAGACAACATGGATCTTCTGAAGATGTTCCTCAACCTACTGTCTTCTAAAACCTCCTATAGAGAAGATGAGCCTGCCGAGTTCCAGATCGATGACACCTACTCAGTACCG GGTGTGGGCACAGTAGTGTCCGGCACTACTTTACGTGGATTGATACGACTGAATGACACGCTGCTGCTCGGCCCAGACCCCCTGGGCAGTTTCCTCTCCATCGCTGTCAAATCTATCCACCGCAAGAGGATGCCTGTCAAAGAGGTCCGGGGAGGACAGACCGCCTCCTTCGCGCTCAAAAAG aTCAAGCGTTCCTCCATCAGGAAGGGGATGGTGATGATCTCTCCCAGACTAACACCTCAGGCTACCTGGGAGTTCATGGCTGAGATACTGGTCCTGCACCACCCCACCACCATATCCCCACGATACCAGGCTATGG TGCACTGTGGCAGCATCAGACAGACAGCCACCATTCTGACCATGAACAGAGACTGTCTACGTACCGGGGACAAGGCCTCAGTCCACTTCAGATTCATCAAGACCCCCGAGTACCTCCACACAGACCAGAGACTGGTGTTCAGAGAGGGACGCACCAAGGCTGTGGGCACCATCACCAAG CTGCTCCAGTCAGTCACCAAGGCCCAGCAGGCCAAGATGCAGTCCACTAAGAAGGGCACCACGTCAGCCAATGAGGAGGCAGGATCGGCACCGCGGCCTGACAGCCCCAGCGCAGGACAGCTACCG tgggggaggaggagacgcTATGTAAAGACGGCAACAAAGAGAACCAG CCCAAGTCAGGAGgtggaggcaggaggagagggggtcagAGACACCGAGGAAAAGCCCTGA